In one window of Ruminococcus hominis DNA:
- a CDS encoding DHHW family protein, translating to MQNNRKRKRSGWKIEHIIGMAFVVCIVFFLVLNIIVPNKEMSEEENRMLAGRPKLTIESLVSGDFMDKFETYQADQFVGRNAWRKLKTALDRIGGSKEENGVLIGKKGQLMEEIATPDQEQLNANLKSMKSFAKSYPDINTSVMLVPDAANVLKNRLPALATVADQNRMFSQAKRELGESINWIDVTSSLKKHTDEKIFYKTDHHWTSLGAFYVFGDAVESLNIKSDAVSNFVAYPISTTFNGTLSAKAGCRLGEKEQIDIYVPEDSDEDILVSYIDEQKKTASLYDSSKLKTRDQYGVFLGGNTSVIDIKTTSEESRRILIIKDSFANSFIPFLTPYFREIVVVDPRYYSGTIQDIMDSYRITDALFLYSGNTFFQDNNISGMLGAGKSE from the coding sequence ATGCAGAATAATAGAAAGAGAAAAAGAAGTGGCTGGAAAATAGAACATATAATAGGAATGGCATTTGTTGTATGTATCGTATTTTTCCTTGTATTAAATATTATCGTTCCGAATAAAGAAATGTCGGAAGAGGAAAATCGAATGTTGGCGGGCAGACCGAAGCTGACAATTGAAAGTCTGGTTTCCGGAGATTTTATGGACAAATTTGAAACCTATCAGGCTGACCAGTTCGTAGGAAGGAATGCCTGGAGAAAATTAAAGACGGCGTTAGATAGAATTGGCGGAAGCAAAGAAGAGAATGGCGTTTTGATTGGGAAAAAAGGTCAGTTGATGGAAGAAATCGCAACACCTGATCAGGAACAGTTGAATGCGAATTTGAAATCTATGAAATCATTTGCGAAATCTTATCCGGATATCAATACATCGGTAATGCTTGTTCCGGATGCTGCAAATGTATTGAAAAACCGTTTGCCGGCACTGGCAACAGTTGCAGATCAAAATCGTATGTTTTCACAGGCAAAACGTGAACTTGGGGAGTCAATCAACTGGATTGATGTGACAAGTTCACTTAAGAAGCATACAGACGAGAAGATTTTCTATAAGACAGATCATCATTGGACAAGCCTTGGAGCATTTTATGTATTTGGAGATGCTGTGGAGTCATTGAATATCAAGTCAGATGCAGTAAGCAACTTCGTGGCATATCCGATATCAACCACATTTAACGGAACCTTGTCCGCAAAGGCCGGGTGCAGATTGGGAGAGAAAGAACAGATTGACATCTATGTTCCGGAAGACTCGGATGAAGATATTTTAGTAAGTTATATTGATGAACAGAAAAAAACAGCATCATTATATGATTCTTCAAAATTAAAGACGAGAGATCAGTACGGTGTATTTTTAGGCGGTAACACATCAGTTATTGATATTAAAACAACATCCGAGGAATCACGGAGAATTTTAATTATAAAAGATTCGTTTGCAAATAGTTTCATTCCGTTTTTGACACCATATTTTAGAGAAATCGTAGTCGTAGACCCGAGATATTATAGTGGAACGATTCAGGACATCATGGATTCTTATCGAATCACAGATGCGTTGTTCTTATACAGCGGAAATACATTTTTCCAGGATAATAACATTAGTGGAATGTTAGGAGCAGGTAAAAGTGAGTAA
- the rluF gene encoding 23S rRNA pseudouridine(2604) synthase RluF — MSNQIKKEFQQKNEPVRLNKYLSEAGVCSRRNADKLIESGAVTIDGKKATMGMKVLPGQVVKVGKKTVSRTDEMVVLAVNKPVGIVCTEERRERNSIVRFLNYPIRVTYIGRLDKDSHGLLLMTNNGDIINKMMRAGNQHEKEYKVTVDKEITPEFIKQMSTGVPILDTVTRPCKVTQIGKYTFTIVLTQGLNRQIRRMCEALGYQVKDLFRTRVMNIELNGLKDGAYRKLTDAELNELYELIKDSSNETIRWE, encoded by the coding sequence GTGAGTAATCAGATAAAAAAAGAGTTTCAGCAGAAAAATGAACCTGTCCGCTTGAATAAATATTTAAGCGAGGCAGGTGTATGTTCGAGAAGAAATGCGGATAAACTGATTGAGAGCGGAGCAGTAACCATAGATGGGAAAAAAGCGACTATGGGGATGAAGGTGCTGCCGGGTCAGGTTGTAAAGGTCGGAAAAAAGACGGTTTCCAGAACAGATGAGATGGTGGTTTTAGCAGTAAATAAGCCGGTCGGTATAGTCTGTACAGAAGAGCGCAGGGAACGCAATAGCATTGTTAGATTCTTAAATTATCCGATTCGTGTGACATACATCGGCAGATTGGATAAGGATTCGCATGGTCTTTTACTTATGACGAATAACGGTGATATCATTAATAAAATGATGAGAGCCGGAAATCAGCATGAGAAAGAATATAAAGTGACAGTAGACAAAGAAATCACACCCGAATTTATAAAACAAATGTCGACAGGAGTTCCGATTTTGGATACTGTGACAAGACCTTGCAAGGTGACACAGATTGGAAAATATACATTTACAATCGTGCTTACGCAGGGTTTGAATCGACAAATCCGCAGGATGTGTGAGGCACTTGGATATCAGGTAAAAGATTTGTTCCGCACTCGGGTTATGAATATAGAGTTGAATGGATTAAAAGACGGAGCATATCGGAAGTTGACAGATGCGGAGTTGAATGAATTATATGAACTGATCAAGGATTCTTCAAATGAGACAATTCGATGGGAATAA
- the ligA gene encoding NAD-dependent DNA ligase LigA translates to MEDKKQRMLQLVEILNQARRAYEQEDREIMSNYEYDKLYDELLGLEQELGMTLASSPTIHVGYEVLSELPKERHEKPMLSLDKTKEVSRLKEFLGSQKAMLSWKMDGLTIVLTYRGGELEKAVTRGNGEVGEVITNNAKVFKNVPLHIPYKGELILRGEAIIGYHDFEKINAKIEDVDAKYKNPRNLCSGSVRQLNNEITAKRNVKFYAFTLVKADDVDFQNSRIKQMDWLKGQGFEVVEHHLVDASTIEDEVSWFAEHIAENDFPSDGLVLVYDDIAYGQSLGTTAKFPRDSFAFKWADEIRETTLREIEWSASRTGLINPVAIFDPVELEGTTVSRASVHNVSIMEELQLGVGDTIQVYKANMIIPQIAENLTRSGNCVPPKVCPVCGGETKISMDNDTKTLYCTNPMCQAKQVKSFTLFVSRDAMNIEGLSEATLEKLIDRGFIKDFSDIFHVERYKEEIQKMEGFGEKSYDNLMKSIEQARTTTLPKLVYSLGIANIGLANAKVICRAFDQNPEKVMNATEEELSAISGVGDVIAKAYVDYFADEKHRELFEKLLLEVTIPKEEQTTEQKFTGINFVITGSVHHFANRAEVKEEIEKRGGKVTGSVTSKTNYLINNDVESTSSKNKKARELGVPIISEDEFVEMLK, encoded by the coding sequence ATGGAAGATAAGAAACAGCGAATGCTGCAACTTGTGGAAATTTTGAATCAGGCTCGCCGTGCTTATGAGCAGGAAGACAGAGAGATCATGAGCAATTACGAGTACGATAAACTGTACGATGAGTTATTGGGACTGGAGCAGGAATTAGGAATGACGCTTGCTTCCAGTCCCACAATTCATGTTGGATATGAAGTGTTAAGTGAGTTGCCAAAAGAGCGTCATGAGAAACCGATGCTCTCATTGGATAAGACGAAAGAAGTTTCACGCCTGAAAGAATTCTTAGGAAGTCAGAAGGCGATGCTGTCCTGGAAGATGGATGGTCTTACAATTGTTCTCACATATCGTGGTGGAGAATTGGAAAAGGCAGTTACCCGAGGAAATGGAGAAGTAGGAGAGGTTATTACAAACAATGCAAAAGTATTTAAAAATGTACCGCTCCACATTCCGTATAAAGGAGAATTGATCCTGCGTGGAGAAGCAATTATCGGATATCATGATTTTGAAAAGATCAATGCCAAGATAGAGGATGTTGATGCAAAATATAAGAATCCAAGAAACTTATGCAGTGGTTCAGTACGACAGCTGAATAATGAAATTACAGCTAAGAGAAACGTAAAATTCTACGCATTTACATTGGTAAAAGCAGATGATGTGGATTTTCAAAATTCCAGAATAAAGCAGATGGACTGGCTGAAAGGACAGGGATTTGAAGTGGTAGAGCATCATCTTGTAGATGCATCTACAATTGAAGATGAGGTTTCATGGTTTGCAGAGCATATTGCAGAAAATGATTTTCCATCAGATGGACTGGTGCTTGTGTATGATGACATTGCATACGGACAGTCTTTGGGAACAACAGCAAAATTTCCGAGAGATTCTTTTGCATTTAAATGGGCAGATGAAATCCGAGAGACAACACTTCGGGAAATTGAGTGGAGTGCATCAAGAACAGGGCTTATTAATCCGGTAGCAATATTTGATCCGGTCGAACTGGAAGGTACGACAGTGAGCAGGGCAAGTGTTCACAATGTCAGTATTATGGAGGAGCTTCAGCTGGGAGTCGGAGATACCATACAGGTATATAAGGCGAATATGATCATTCCTCAGATTGCAGAAAATCTGACACGAAGTGGTAATTGCGTTCCACCGAAGGTATGTCCGGTCTGTGGTGGAGAAACAAAGATTTCCATGGATAACGATACCAAAACATTGTATTGTACAAATCCAATGTGTCAGGCAAAACAGGTGAAATCATTTACGTTATTTGTCAGCAGAGATGCGATGAATATCGAAGGCTTGTCAGAGGCAACTTTAGAAAAATTAATCGACAGGGGATTTATTAAAGATTTCTCAGACATTTTTCATGTAGAGCGTTATAAAGAAGAGATTCAGAAGATGGAAGGTTTTGGAGAAAAATCCTACGATAATCTGATGAAAAGCATCGAGCAGGCAAGAACTACGACACTTCCGAAATTAGTGTACAGTCTTGGGATTGCAAATATCGGACTGGCGAACGCAAAGGTAATCTGCCGGGCATTTGATCAAAATCCGGAAAAAGTGATGAATGCAACAGAAGAAGAGTTAAGTGCGATTTCCGGAGTGGGAGATGTGATTGCAAAAGCTTACGTTGATTATTTTGCAGATGAGAAACATCGAGAATTATTTGAAAAGCTTTTGTTGGAAGTGACAATCCCAAAAGAAGAACAGACAACAGAGCAAAAGTTCACAGGTATAAATTTTGTTATTACAGGAAGCGTACACCATTTTGCAAATCGTGCAGAGGTAAAAGAAGAAATCGAAAAACGTGGCGGAAAAGTGACAGGTTCGGTTACATCGAAAACAAATTATCTGATTAACAATGATGTAGAATCCACTTCTTCAAAAAATAAGAAAGCAAGAGAGCTCGGTGTTCCGATTATATCAGAAGATGAATTTGTAGAAATGTTAAAATAA
- the clpX gene encoding ATP-dependent Clp protease ATP-binding subunit ClpX, producing MSDHDTIIIDEDQNQDFREVDLETVEDPKEEVVTVEDSQDDKEDDYEKVCFICHRPESVAGKMMEFPNNITVCQDCLQKSFDAMSNMPTDLNKMMNMPGVQFLNLSDLDSLFPQQPKIKKKKKKSTKKYKKLDIKEIPAPHKIKEQLDQYVVGQEYAKKAMSVAVYNHYKRVATDTMDDIEIEKSNMLMIGPTGCGKTFLVKTLAKLLDVPLAITDATSLTEAGYIGDDIESVVSKLLAAADNDVERAEQGIIFIDEIDKIAKKKTSSQRDVSGESVQQGMLKLLEGSEVEVPVGANSKNAMVPLTTVNTKNILFICGGAFPDLEEIIKERLTKKSSMGFNAELKDKYDDDKDLISKVTVEDLRKFGMIPEFIGRLPIIFTLKGLDKDMLVKILKEPKNAILKQYQKLLALDEVNLIFDDSALEAIAEKAMQKDTGARALRAIIEEFMLDIMYEIPKDDNIGQVTITREYIEGTGGPIIELRGQQVPRLS from the coding sequence ATGTCAGATCACGACACAATAATTATAGATGAAGATCAGAATCAGGATTTCAGAGAAGTAGATCTGGAAACAGTGGAAGATCCGAAGGAAGAAGTAGTAACAGTGGAAGATTCCCAGGACGATAAAGAAGATGATTATGAGAAAGTCTGTTTTATCTGCCATCGCCCGGAAAGTGTAGCGGGTAAGATGATGGAATTTCCAAACAATATTACAGTATGTCAGGACTGTCTGCAGAAGAGTTTTGATGCAATGTCAAATATGCCGACAGATCTGAATAAGATGATGAATATGCCGGGAGTTCAGTTTTTGAATCTATCTGATTTGGATAGTCTGTTTCCACAGCAGCCAAAGATTAAGAAAAAGAAGAAAAAATCAACTAAAAAATATAAAAAATTAGATATCAAAGAGATTCCGGCACCACATAAGATCAAAGAGCAGCTGGATCAATATGTAGTTGGTCAGGAATATGCTAAAAAAGCAATGTCAGTAGCAGTATACAACCACTATAAAAGGGTTGCTACAGACACGATGGATGATATTGAGATTGAAAAATCTAATATGCTGATGATCGGACCAACAGGATGCGGTAAAACATTTTTGGTAAAGACATTGGCAAAATTATTAGATGTGCCGTTGGCCATTACAGATGCAACATCTCTGACAGAGGCAGGCTATATCGGAGATGATATTGAAAGTGTTGTTTCTAAGCTTCTGGCAGCAGCGGATAATGATGTAGAGCGTGCTGAACAGGGAATCATTTTCATTGATGAGATTGATAAGATAGCGAAAAAGAAAACGTCCAGTCAGCGTGATGTAAGCGGAGAATCGGTACAGCAGGGAATGCTAAAGCTTCTTGAAGGTAGTGAAGTGGAAGTGCCTGTTGGAGCAAACAGTAAAAATGCGATGGTTCCGCTCACAACAGTAAATACAAAAAATATTCTTTTTATCTGTGGAGGTGCATTCCCGGATTTGGAAGAAATCATTAAAGAAAGACTGACAAAGAAAAGTTCAATGGGATTTAATGCTGAGCTGAAAGATAAATATGATGATGACAAAGATTTGATCAGTAAGGTGACAGTAGAAGATTTAAGAAAATTTGGAATGATTCCGGAGTTTATCGGCCGTCTTCCTATTATTTTCACATTGAAAGGTCTGGATAAAGACATGCTTGTGAAAATCCTAAAAGAACCAAAGAATGCGATACTGAAACAGTATCAGAAATTACTTGCATTAGACGAAGTAAATCTTATCTTTGATGATAGTGCACTTGAGGCGATTGCTGAAAAAGCAATGCAAAAGGATACCGGAGCCAGAGCGCTTCGCGCGATCATTGAAGAGTTTATGCTTGACATTATGTATGAAATACCGAAGGATGATAACATCGGACAGGTGACGATCACCCGAGAATATATTGAAGGAACCGGGGGACCGATCATTGAATTGAGAGGCCAGCAGGTACCACGACTTAGTTAG
- a CDS encoding cation:proton antiporter, whose translation MNSYGYLLDLAIILLGTKVLGLLTKRVQMPQVVGALLAGLVLGPVGLGVLSETAFIHEIAEIGVIVLMFCAGMETDIKELKASGKASFVIALCGVIVPLIGGYFCALIFNRPGMIPSYASARTFLQNIFIGVILTATSVSITVETLKELGKLKTRSGNAILGAAIIDDILGIIALTIVTSMADDSVNIAIVLIKVVAFFVFAAIVGVIFYKFYKKWVDGAKKELHRHTIVAFVFCLLMSYIAEAVFGVADITGAFIAGLIISNIERSEYLQTKFDTISYMLLSPVFFASIGLKVVLPKMNFTIVAFAVVLTIVAILTKIIGCGIGAKMCGYQNYQAKRIGIGMISRGEVALIVASKGSTLGLLGIAFLGPVIIVVVITTIITPILLKMVFRDGTKPTEPIAAGEEIKSYYENVEEIRRGDKRE comes from the coding sequence ATGAACAGCTATGGTTATCTATTGGATCTGGCAATCATACTTCTTGGCACAAAAGTATTGGGGCTTTTGACAAAGAGAGTACAGATGCCGCAGGTAGTAGGAGCACTTTTGGCAGGACTGGTTTTAGGACCGGTAGGGTTAGGAGTGTTAAGTGAAACAGCCTTTATTCATGAAATTGCAGAAATCGGTGTAATTGTACTGATGTTCTGTGCCGGAATGGAGACTGATATCAAAGAACTCAAAGCAAGTGGAAAAGCGTCATTTGTAATTGCACTTTGCGGTGTAATCGTTCCACTGATTGGAGGATATTTCTGTGCGCTTATATTTAACAGACCAGGAATGATTCCGTCTTATGCAAGTGCAAGAACATTTTTACAAAATATTTTTATTGGAGTAATCCTCACAGCAACGTCTGTAAGTATTACAGTTGAAACATTAAAGGAACTGGGGAAATTAAAAACACGTTCAGGAAATGCAATACTTGGAGCAGCAATTATTGATGATATTCTTGGTATTATTGCACTTACAATTGTTACAAGTATGGCAGATGACAGTGTAAATATTGCGATTGTTCTGATCAAAGTAGTGGCATTCTTTGTATTTGCAGCAATCGTAGGAGTTATTTTTTATAAATTTTATAAGAAATGGGTCGACGGAGCAAAAAAAGAATTACATCGTCACACAATCGTTGCATTTGTATTCTGTCTATTAATGTCATATATTGCAGAAGCAGTATTTGGCGTAGCAGATATCACAGGTGCATTTATCGCAGGTCTGATTATTTCTAACATAGAACGTTCAGAATATTTGCAGACTAAATTTGATACAATTTCATACATGCTGCTTTCACCGGTATTCTTTGCAAGTATTGGACTTAAAGTTGTATTGCCGAAAATGAATTTTACAATTGTTGCGTTTGCAGTAGTACTTACAATCGTTGCAATTCTGACAAAAATTATTGGTTGCGGTATCGGTGCAAAAATGTGTGGATACCAGAATTATCAGGCAAAACGTATTGGTATCGGTATGATCTCACGTGGTGAGGTGGCATTGATTGTTGCCAGTAAAGGTTCTACGCTTGGACTGTTGGGAATTGCATTTTTAGGACCTGTCATCATTGTGGTGGTAATTACAACAATTATCACACCGATTCTTCTGAAAATGGTATTCCGTGATGGAACAAAACCGACAGAGCCAATTGCTGCCGGAGAAGAAATCAAGAGTTACTATGAGAATGTAGAAGAGATTCGTCGTGGTGACAAGCGCGAATAA
- a CDS encoding S8 family peptidase, whose protein sequence is MSNSLCKERILSEDYRDFILDGIQTSFLSDIALQNSCIQNADFDYRCIYISAIQAEPITLKQFPYASIPKCYAPISMETLNQTGILSIQNYPTLQLKGKGVLIGFLDSGIDYLSPLFRNLDGSTRILSIWDQTIQTGTPPDNFYYGSEYTQPQINDALASEQPLKIVPSQDVEGHGTFVASLACGGGAPQENFLGAAPESTLAVVKLKPAKQYLRDYYFIADSTTAYQETDILLAIKYLSDLAAKYKLPLILCIALGTNSGGHLGLLPLSNLLDLYASKANIIPVTGVGNEANGRHHFQYTLKNIADSATVEIRVGEGVPGFTLELWNSIPNVLAFSIVSPSGETRGRNTIRTTERDEFQFLLEGTTAIVDYKLLVERTNQELIFFRFQKPSPGIWKIIVSPLRIIDGLFHMWLPLSSFIQGEVFFLNSNPYYTITNPGNASRPICVSYYDGNTNAIALDSGRGYDRYDGIHPDFTAPGISILGSLPNNRFAVRSGSSLSVAITAGACALLLEWILFQLGTESVDSTQIKSLFIIGATRPSNMTFPNPEWGYGQLNLFHTFEELRNY, encoded by the coding sequence ATGTCCAATTCTCTCTGTAAAGAACGTATTCTTTCCGAAGACTATCGTGACTTCATCCTCGATGGCATCCAGACTTCTTTTCTCTCTGATATTGCCTTGCAAAATTCCTGTATACAAAATGCGGATTTTGATTATCGCTGTATTTATATTTCTGCCATTCAGGCCGAACCCATCACATTAAAGCAATTTCCTTACGCTTCTATTCCGAAATGCTATGCCCCTATTAGTATGGAAACGTTAAACCAAACCGGTATTCTCTCAATCCAGAATTATCCTACTCTGCAATTGAAAGGTAAGGGTGTCTTGATTGGTTTTTTAGACAGTGGAATTGATTATTTAAGCCCTCTTTTTCGTAATCTGGACGGTTCGACTCGAATTCTTTCTATATGGGATCAGACGATTCAAACAGGAACTCCTCCTGACAATTTTTATTATGGCTCTGAATATACACAACCACAGATTAATGATGCACTTGCATCAGAACAACCGCTGAAAATCGTTCCTTCACAAGATGTCGAAGGCCATGGGACTTTTGTTGCCTCTCTTGCATGTGGTGGCGGTGCCCCGCAGGAAAATTTTCTTGGGGCTGCCCCGGAATCGACTCTCGCTGTTGTAAAATTAAAACCTGCCAAACAATATCTCCGCGACTATTATTTTATTGCTGATTCTACAACAGCTTATCAGGAGACTGACATTTTGCTTGCTATAAAATATTTATCTGACCTTGCTGCAAAATATAAACTGCCACTTATTCTCTGCATTGCACTCGGCACAAATTCCGGTGGACATCTTGGCTTGCTCCCACTCTCTAATCTTCTGGATCTATATGCATCCAAGGCAAATATCATTCCTGTTACCGGCGTAGGAAATGAAGCAAATGGCAGACATCATTTTCAATATACTCTAAAAAATATTGCTGATAGTGCAACAGTGGAAATCCGTGTAGGTGAAGGAGTTCCCGGATTTACGCTGGAGCTTTGGAACAGTATTCCTAATGTTCTTGCTTTTTCCATCGTTTCTCCTTCCGGTGAAACCCGTGGGCGAAATACAATCCGCACTACAGAACGTGATGAATTTCAGTTTTTACTAGAAGGCACAACAGCTATTGTTGATTATAAATTATTGGTAGAGCGAACCAATCAGGAGCTGATTTTCTTTCGCTTTCAAAAACCTTCTCCCGGTATATGGAAAATCATCGTTTCACCACTTCGTATAATCGACGGGCTATTTCATATGTGGCTCCCGTTAAGCAGTTTCATCCAAGGGGAAGTATTCTTTTTGAATTCGAATCCTTATTATACAATCACAAATCCCGGAAATGCTTCCCGACCGATTTGTGTTTCTTATTACGATGGAAATACAAATGCGATTGCTTTGGATTCCGGACGAGGATATGACCGCTACGATGGAATCCATCCTGATTTCACTGCCCCCGGCATTTCTATTCTTGGTTCGTTACCAAACAATCGTTTTGCCGTCCGCTCCGGCTCTAGTCTGTCCGTTGCCATTACCGCCGGTGCATGTGCCCTTCTTCTGGAATGGATCTTGTTCCAGCTTGGCACGGAAAGTGTGGATTCTACACAAATTAAAAGCCTTTTTATCATCGGTGCTACCAGACCTTCAAATATGACATTTCCAAATCCTGAATGGGGATATGGACAATTGAATTTATTTCACACTTTTGAGGAATTACGAAATTACTAA
- a CDS encoding response regulator transcription factor produces MYKILIVEDDTTIANGLKNHLEKWGYEVECITDFKNIMDSFTKNEPQLVLLDIVLPFFNGFHWCQEIRKISKVPIIFLSSANDNMNIVMAMNMGGDEFIEKPFDFAVVTAKVQAVLRRTYEFRGNTNMLEWHGAYLNLSDATLQYQEQKMELTKNEFRILQMLIENAGKIISRDNIITRLWESDEFIDDNTLTVNVARLRRKLEKMGLENVILTKKGIGYMVEA; encoded by the coding sequence ATGTATAAAATATTAATTGTGGAGGATGATACGACCATTGCAAATGGTTTAAAGAATCATCTTGAAAAATGGGGTTATGAGGTGGAGTGTATCACGGATTTCAAAAATATTATGGATAGCTTTACAAAAAATGAACCACAATTGGTATTGCTGGATATCGTATTGCCATTTTTTAATGGATTTCACTGGTGTCAGGAAATCAGAAAGATTTCAAAAGTTCCAATTATTTTCCTCTCATCGGCGAATGATAATATGAATATTGTGATGGCAATGAATATGGGCGGGGATGAATTTATCGAAAAACCATTTGATTTTGCGGTGGTAACGGCGAAGGTGCAGGCTGTTTTGCGAAGAACATATGAATTCAGAGGAAACACCAACATGTTGGAATGGCATGGTGCATATTTGAATCTTTCAGATGCAACACTTCAATATCAAGAGCAGAAAATGGAGTTGACCAAAAATGAGTTCCGCATTTTACAGATGCTTATAGAAAATGCCGGGAAGATTATATCCAGAGACAATATTATTACAAGGCTCTGGGAGAGCGACGAATTTATAGATGATAATACATTGACAGTCAATGTTGCAAGACTTCGAAGGAAGTTGGAAAAGATGGGATTGGAAAATGTGATTCTTACAAAAAAAGGTATTGGATATATGGTGGAAGCATGA
- a CDS encoding sensor histidine kinase, with protein MIKMFLKSKQNELLCYIGSMLLFVTVLFLYDVRTDAIQYGLLLSTVLFLLNLTLQFFKFQKRLSEQDYQNIIKNLKEQNSELKSQERIFKQEMSDYYSMWVHQIKTPIAAMHVLQQTLEEEYPEQKYIKEIKLELFKIEQYVEMVLTYLRMGEMSGDLKFEKYSLDAIVRQVIRKYSQMFILRKIHLQYAKTSQCIVTDEKWLQFVLEQVLSNALKYTKDGGMIFIYTEEKENKKCLVIEDSGIGIQAEDLPRVFEKGFTGYNGRADKKSTGIGLYMCKKIMERLNHQIWIESEIDKGTKVYLDLAREEWTIE; from the coding sequence ATGATAAAAATGTTTTTGAAATCAAAACAGAACGAGCTGCTGTGTTATATCGGAAGCATGCTATTATTTGTTACAGTACTATTCCTGTATGATGTAAGGACAGATGCAATTCAATATGGTTTATTGCTTTCAACTGTTTTATTCCTGCTCAATTTAACATTACAATTTTTTAAATTCCAAAAACGTCTATCTGAGCAGGATTATCAGAATATTATAAAGAATCTGAAGGAACAAAACAGTGAGTTAAAATCTCAGGAACGCATTTTCAAACAGGAAATGTCAGACTACTATAGTATGTGGGTGCATCAGATTAAGACACCGATTGCTGCCATGCATGTATTGCAGCAGACATTAGAGGAAGAATACCCGGAACAAAAGTATATAAAAGAAATCAAACTGGAATTATTTAAAATCGAGCAATATGTAGAAATGGTGCTGACATATCTTAGAATGGGAGAAATGTCAGGAGATTTGAAGTTTGAGAAATATTCATTGGATGCTATAGTAAGGCAGGTTATCCGAAAATACTCACAGATGTTTATTTTACGGAAAATACATTTGCAGTACGCAAAAACTTCGCAGTGTATTGTCACAGACGAGAAATGGCTGCAGTTTGTGCTGGAGCAGGTTCTTTCCAATGCACTAAAATATACGAAAGACGGCGGAATGATTTTTATTTATACAGAAGAAAAAGAAAATAAAAAATGTCTTGTGATTGAAGATTCCGGAATCGGCATTCAGGCGGAAGATTTGCCAAGAGTATTTGAAAAAGGATTCACAGGTTATAATGGAAGAGCCGACAAGAAATCCACAGGAATAGGATTGTATATGTGCAAGAAGATTATGGAACGGCTGAACCATCAAATTTGGATTGAGTCGGAGATAGATAAGGGGACAAAGGTGTATCTGGATCTTGCAAGAGAAGAATGGACGATTGAATAA
- a CDS encoding ABC transporter ATP-binding protein, with product MALLEVKNVKKIYTTRFGNNQVEALKDVNFSVESGEYVAIMGESGSGKTTLLNILAALDKPTEGKVYLKGNDLGNLKEKDIAAFRRQNMGFVFQDFNLLDTFSLKDNIYLPLVLSVAKYNTMEKRLAPIAEKLGITQILDKYPYEVSGGQKQRAAIARALITKPQLILADEPSGALDSKAADSLMNLFTTINQDGQTILMVTHSVKAASSANRILFIKDGEVFHQIYRGNLTSEQLYQKIADTLTVLTTGGEEGE from the coding sequence ATGGCATTACTGGAAGTAAAAAACGTAAAGAAAATATATACGACAAGGTTTGGAAACAATCAGGTTGAGGCTTTGAAAGATGTAAATTTTTCAGTAGAATCCGGAGAGTATGTCGCAATTATGGGAGAGTCCGGTTCAGGAAAAACAACGCTTTTAAATATACTGGCAGCGTTGGATAAACCGACAGAAGGAAAAGTATATTTGAAAGGGAATGATCTGGGAAATTTAAAAGAAAAAGATATTGCAGCATTTCGCAGACAAAATATGGGATTTGTATTTCAGGATTTTAATCTGTTAGATACATTTTCATTAAAAGATAATATTTATTTACCGCTTGTATTGTCCGTAGCAAAATATAATACGATGGAGAAACGGCTGGCTCCGATTGCAGAAAAGCTGGGAATCACACAGATTTTAGATAAATATCCGTATGAGGTGTCAGGCGGTCAAAAACAGCGGGCGGCAATAGCAAGAGCATTGATTACAAAACCACAGCTGATTTTGGCAGATGAGCCGTCAGGAGCATTGGACTCAAAGGCGGCAGACAGTCTCATGAATTTATTTACTACGATCAATCAGGACGGGCAGACCATATTAATGGTAACTCACAGCGTAAAAGCGGCAAGCAGTGCAAACAGAATCTTATTTATCAAAGATGGAGAAGTATTTCATCAGATTTACAGAGGAAATCTCACCAGTGAACAGCTGTATCAGAAAATCGCAGATACACTTACAGTGTTGACAACAGGAGGTGAGGAGGGTGAATAA